The genomic region TGAAGTTAGCAATAGACGACATGTTAGCGTCACCCAAGTATGTTCTGGATTTACTTGGAATGATGCAGTAACTATAAGAAGAGACCGAACGACGGGATGTCCAGCAGGGTATACGCTGATCAGCGGGAATATTTGCCAGTTAGTCTCCGCCGATCCTTTTAAAAACGCCGGCCCCAGTTGCCCGAATGGAACCAACCCGATCAATGGGGGTACAGGAAACAAATACCAAGCGGAAATTGATTACACCTCTTCTCCCGGCCAGGGAAATATTTCATTTACCCGATACTACAACAGCGCTGTTGTATACAACGGTATTACGCTTCCTACGGGACTGGGAGAAAAATGGGGTCATACATTTTCTCGTTCCGCTTTAGTATTCAACAATAAAACCGTGGCACTGCGCCGGCCTGAAGGACAGGTCTACTTTTTCAATAACGTAAACGGACAATGGGTAACCACAGCGGATATTTCCGAAACGCTGATCCAGACGGTAGATGCATCAAACATACCGACGGGTTGGCGCTATACCACTAAGGAAAACTCGACGGAAGATTACGATACCGAGGGTCGTCTTTTGGCGATCACTTTCAAATCAGGACTTAAACACACTCTAATCTATAGTTGCAGCCCGGTAAGCACTACGTGCCCAGTCGCCACGCCTACCTCGGTAGCGCTTATCCCCGGTATTCTGATTAAAGTGACCGATAATTTCGGCAAGAGTCTTAACTTTACTTACAATAGCTCCGGCCAAATGACTACGATGACCGACCCGGAAGGAAAGGTGACCAACTACGGTTATGATGTTTCCGGCAACCTCAGTACCGTCACCTACCCAGACGATACCCCGGCAGACCTCACCAACAATCCACATAGAACTTATATTTATGGAGAGCTGGCTCATACCGCGAGTGTCAGTCAGCCTAAAGCCCTAACCGGTCTCATCGACGAAAATGGCGTACGGTATGCCACCTGGACCTATGACGCCTCCGGTAAAGCGGTTTCTTCTGAACACGCGGAAGGGGTGGAGAAGCACAGTCTAAATTATGCTTCCGATGGAAGTAACACGGCGATTACCGATCCTTTAGGATCAATCCGGACCACTTATTTCACCACGGTCTTGGGATGGTCAAAAGCACCGGCAGCGACCAGCCCGCCGGCTCTGGCTGCAATGCCTCCGCCAGCGCCCTCACTTACGACGCCAACGGCAACGTCGCCCGCCGGACCGATTTCAACGGCCATCAGACGACCTACACCTACGATCTTGGCCGCAACCTCGAAACCGGCCGCACCGAAGGCTTGACCACCAGCGGCGCTGCAACGCCGGAAACCCGCACGATCACCACCGAATGGCATCCGACCTTCCGCCTGCCGACGAAGATCACCGAGCCGGGACGGGAAACCGCCTGGACCTACGACAGCCTGGGTAACGTCACTCAAAAAACGCTCAAGGACACCGCCACCGGCCGAATGCGCACCTGGAACACCGGTTACACCTATTCCGCCGCCGTCCCCGGCGCACTGTTGCAAACCGTCGAGGACGGCCCCCGGACCGATGTCGCCGACCTGACCACGACCGATTATTATGCGCCCGACGCTACCTGTACCGGCGGCCATGTCGGCTGCCGTGGCCAAATCCAGAAGATCACCCATGCGCTCGGCCAAGTGACCCAAATCACCGCCTACACTGCCCACGGCCAGCCGGAAACCGTGATCGACCCCAACGGCCTGACGATCGCGTTGACCTACGATGCACGCCAGCGGCTGCTCAGCTATAACGTCGGCGGGGAAATCACCCAGTTTCAATACGATCCGGTCGGCCAGTTAACCCAATGGATCCGTCCGGACAACAGCACCTTGAGCTATAGCTACGATGCCGCGCACCGCCTGACCGAAATCAGCGACGGCCTCGGTAACCGCATCGTTTACACGCTGGACGCGATGGGCCATCGGATTCAGGAAGACGTGAAGGATCCGTCCGGACAATTGGCCCGAACCCGCCGCAGCGAATACGATGCCCTGAGCCGGCTCGCCCGGGACATCGGCGCCAATAACCAGACGGTCCAGTACCGGTACGACAGCGAAGGCAACCTGACCGATCGGATCGATCCTCTGAATCATACGAACAGCTACGCCTACGACAGCCTGAACCGTCTGATTCAATCGGTCGATCCGGCCAACGGCAGCGCTCAAAACACGCTCGATGCCCAAGACCGGGTCACCGCCGTGACCGATCCTAGAAATAACACCACTCAATACACCTACGACGGTCTGAATAACCTGATTCGGGAAGTGTCTCCGGACCGGGGGGCGATCGATTACACTTACGACGACGCCGGCAACGTGCTGACCCGAACCGATGCCCGGGGCGTCCTCCACACCTATACCTACGATGCCCTGAATCGGCCTATCCGGCGGGTTCACACTCCCGTAGCCGGCGTGCCGGCCACGCCGAACACGAACTGGACCTACGACCAGGGAAGCCACGGCCTCGGCCGCCTGACCACGCTGGCCGATGAAAGCGGCAACACCGTGTAACAGCTACGACAGCCACGGCCGCTTGACCGGCAAAAGCCAAACCACGGTGTTCAACGGCGCCAGCCTCACTCACAGCCTGAGTTACAGCTACGATGCCGACGGCCGTCTGGCCAGCCAGACTTATCCGTCGGGTCTGGTTATCGTTTACGGTTACGACAGCGAGGGGCGAGTTAATGCCATCAGCCTGAACGGGCAGACCCTGCTCACGAATCTGGTTTACGAACCGTTCGGTCCGCCGCAAAGCTGGACCTGGGTCAGTGGCCAGACGTACAGCCGGACCTTCGATGCCGACGGCCGTCTGTCGGACTACCCGTTGGGGCTGGACACCCGTTTCGTCAGCTACGATCCGGCCGGCCGCATCACCGGCTACAGCCATACCACCGCCGCCAACGACCGCAGCTTCGACTACGACCTCGTGGACCGGCTGATCCTGGACAGCGACGGCACGACCAGCCGCAGCTTCGCCTACGACGCCAACGGCAACCGTACTGACTTCAATCAGAACGGGAACAGTGCTCTATACACGATCGATCCCGGCAGCAATCGCCTGCTCGGCCTCAGCGGCTCGATGATGAAAACCTACAGCTACGACGCGGCCGGCCATCTCACCGGCAACGGCACCACGACTTTCGACTGGAACGCCGCCGGGCGATTGGCGAGAATGATGACGGGCGCTTTGAGCAATATTTACCGATACACCGGGCTGGGCGAGCGGGTGATCAAGGCCGGCGCTTACATCACCCAGCAACCCCATCGCTATATCTACGACCCTCAAGGCCATCTGATCGGCGAATACGACAAAAACAACGCCTTGCGGCAGGAAACGGTCTGGCTTGGCGACCTGCCGGTGGCGGCGGTCAAGAAAGACGCCGCCGGCCTATTCCAGTTCTATCCCGTCCAGGCCGACCACCTCAATGCACCTCGGGTAATCCTGAACAGCGCCAACACCTCGGTCTGGCGCTGGGATGCTGCCGATGCCTTCGGCACCGTCCTGCCTAATGGCGACCCGGACGGCGACGGTATTTTGTTCGAATACAACTTGCGTTTCCCTGGGCAGTTTTACGACAAGGAAACCGGCTTGCATTACAATTATTTTAGGGATTACGATCCGGTCACCGGGCAGTACATCGCCAGTGATCCGATTGGGCTGGCGGGTGGATTGAATACTTATGGATATGTTAATGGGAATCCGATTAGATGGAGCGATCCTTTTGGCTTAGCCCCCGGAGATCCATATGACTCTGCTAATGAAGCTGTGCAAGAGGTTGCTAAAGACATCCTAGATATGGGACCGCAGCGTATTGAGTGGGGAGGATGGATTTATGAGATGACAAATGGGAAATTTTCATACACAAAGCCGAGAACTGATAATGAAGAGACTCATGTTTCTCCAGGTTCCAAATTTATCTGTCCCGGTGAACCTGTTGCTGATTATCATACTCACTGGGCTAAAAATGGTTACAAATATAATATTTTTTCAAAAGACGATAAATGGTCCAACTTTCTTAATCAAACGACCGGATATTTGATAAAACCTGATGGCAGCATCGACATTTATGTGCCACCACCATATTGGGAAGTACCGTCAAGATTCAGATATGATATGGGCTATACAGGTAGGGTTAAATAATATGTACCAAGATGGCAATATTGCCGAGAATGGCAAAAAAACTATTGGCATTAAATTAATGCTATGTCTCGTCCTCGGAGTGATTCCTCATATAGGATATTCTCTAAATACATCAAATAAATGTGAAGGGCTTTATTGCCCCCAAGATCAGGTGGTTTTATCAGGAGATTACTTTAAGGCGGTTTCTGTTGCTGCCATGGATTTTCAGCAAGTCCTTCAACAAAAGATTCATAATACTCATTCTAAGCTTGGTTTGTTTCTCTCCGATTTAAGGAATTATTTAATTCTCATTGACGTAGAATCTGATGGGAGCATTTTAATTGATTTTCATCCAAAAAATTTTGAAGATGCCCCTGTAAAAGGCGGTGGTGCAAGCTATAAAGTTAGCCCCGAGACATTCAAAATTCTCGAAAAAGAATACTCAATGTGATTTTATGGAGCATAAGTTTCGCCTAAGAAACAGCAAGTAGCTCGGATGGAGCTTTGCGGAATCCGGGGCAATCGGGACATTGATTATCCCGGATTCATCGAGTCAGAGGGAGCCCCCTATGTCGGGATTGGTTATCACGTATGGCTATGACAGCGAGGGGAGAGTCAATGCCATCAATCTGAACGGGCAGACCCTGCTCACCAATCTGGTTTACGAACCGTTCGGTCCGCCGCAAAGCTGGACCTGGGTCAGTGGCCAGACGTACAGCCGGACCTTCGATGCCGACGGCCGTCTGTCGGACTACCCGTTGGGGCTGGACACCCGTTTCGTCAGCTACGATCCGGCCGGCCGCATCACCGGCTACAGCCATACCACCGCCGCCAACGACCGCAGCTTCGACTACGACCTCGTGGACCGGCTGATCCTGGACAGCGACGGCACGACCAGCCGCAGCTTCGCCTACGACGCCAACGGCAACCGTACTGACTTCAATCAGAACGGGAACAGTGCTCTATACACGATCGATCCCGGCAGCAATCGCCTGCTCGGCCTCAGCGGCTCGATGATGAAAACCTACAGCTACGACGCGGCCGGCCATCTCACCGGCAACGGCACCACGACTTTCGACTGGAACGCCGCCGGGCGATTGGCG from Methylosarcina fibrata AML-C10 harbors:
- a CDS encoding RHS repeat domain-containing protein — translated: MLHRCAVFSGRINSIISGIEVSNRRHVSVTQVCSGFTWNDAVTIRRDRTTGCPAGYTLISGNICQLVSADPFKNAGPSCPNGTNPINGGTGNKYQAEIDYTSSPGQGNISFTRYYNSAVVYNGITLPTGLGEKWGHTFSRSALVFNNKTVALRRPEGQVYFFNNVNGQWVTTADISETLIQTVDASNIPTGWRYTTKENSTEDYDTEGRLLAITFKSGLKHTLIYSCSPVSTTCPVATPTSVALIPGILIKVTDNFGKSLNFTYNSSGQMTTMTDPEGKVTNYGYDVSGNLSTVTYPDDTPADLTNNPHRTYIYGELAHTASVSQPKALTGLIDENGVRYATWTYDASGKAVSSEHAEGVEKHSLNYASDGSNTAITDPLGSIRTTYFTTVLGWSKAPAATSPPALAAMPPPAPSLTTPTATSPAGPISTAIRRPTPTILAATSKPAAPKA
- a CDS encoding RHS repeat-associated core domain-containing protein, translated to MTGKSQTTVFNGASLTHSLSYSYDADGRLASQTYPSGLVIVYGYDSEGRVNAISLNGQTLLTNLVYEPFGPPQSWTWVSGQTYSRTFDADGRLSDYPLGLDTRFVSYDPAGRITGYSHTTAANDRSFDYDLVDRLILDSDGTTSRSFAYDANGNRTDFNQNGNSALYTIDPGSNRLLGLSGSMMKTYSYDAAGHLTGNGTTTFDWNAAGRLARMMTGALSNIYRYTGLGERVIKAGAYITQQPHRYIYDPQGHLIGEYDKNNALRQETVWLGDLPVAAVKKDAAGLFQFYPVQADHLNAPRVILNSANTSVWRWDAADAFGTVLPNGDPDGDGILFEYNLRFPGQFYDKETGLHYNYFRDYDPVTGQYIASDPIGLAGGLNTYGYVNGNPIRWSDPFGLAPGDPYDSANEAVQEVAKDILDMGPQRIEWGGWIYEMTNGKFSYTKPRTDNEETHVSPGSKFICPGEPVADYHTHWAKNGYKYNIFSKDDKWSNFLNQTTGYLIKPDGSIDIYVPPPYWEVPSRFRYDMGYTGRVK